The Montipora foliosa isolate CH-2021 chromosome 1, ASM3666993v2, whole genome shotgun sequence DNA segment acgtgagtaatggcggactgtgaaatccaaaacttacactcaatgtaaacggcctttggataaaaatcaaagctcaaaattttgcccgtCAGGTGTtaaagcaaacacactttcaaaagctgaaggaaaaaaggaagtgggtTTTTTGAtaacaggggcactttaagaaaatattgtaacccatcgatgcgcgaaatcttggttttatagccatgacgtcatcaaccgtccgtacatacgtacgtacgtacgtccgtccgtacgtccacccatccatgtatgccaatgtgaccagtatcatgctagtttacagcatacatctgatattggacatccatcttttgatcaattgacacctgtcaaagcaaggtatctgctgaccagtatcacgtgttCATATCGCGGGCCCAAGCTTAGAGCTCGTCGAggttagctttttttttaagttgaccgctgacaaGGTACTggtttttcgattggattgcaggctcatgccaggttaactcacctgaacataagtgAGGCTGCATTTTtcacgcgctttctgtggcCTCATggggctacacggccatactacatcaacgaaagttctcacacagtcaacgcttttcgtgttcaggtggaaaacggtttggaagatgttttctttctgcatttttcgcttgtttcaatccagtttgacctATCATGATACCTGTgttccacactggtggctacgcagttattcaagtcaagcatcggcgggatgtaaacttaaagctgagtgtttatttttaattttcttagagctgcatttttctctgtattgcaatttttggcatatctttagaagctctgataaggttacatgatgcctggaggacctatgtctagaacagaaaggaaaggagagcgaaagagaacgacaacgacaaaacagaataccagtaatagctcatacttggtgcaagaagttactccacaaattctttccttgggcactaaaccgtttgttattttcaaaaagtggtttattcggtttttcctttgttcaggaatgaaaatcgaatttttattgttaactgaaattaaataacaattatctgttctcttttggacataaagtaAAAGCTGatttgtttgtctgttttgctttaaaatgcgagcgaacaagtgcgtTTTAATCCGTTTGTcctactggttttcgatgtgcctcgacagtggcaagaaaattttgcccgtatgttaaacacgtattcgcaatgagttctcgtaaaattagagggaaatctcactcacttgtgttttcagaagtttgtttattaAAGCAtccaaacgttatttaagtgttggagcagatcgtgtttgaagttcctcctttcttggttgcattgccgtattttgccgattcttgtatttcaatgaaatacatcaaaatgtgaatgatcttgttttcagagatgaagtggaataaagtacatcagtaaaactcttctttgacttgaactgacaaagttgtttctatggcttctaattttagcgtgattcctattcgctggctattgacagttgactctgaaatggcttttttttcgctttttcattcgctcgctgagggtttgcttgttttcttttaaaactgacGCGGTTTAAGGAAAAtgtattgccaaactggtgaattcaaagtaaatttcactagaaaaaccgatgtcgcactcatcgcttcgtgattcatgcgatatcggtttttagcgtcaaatttaccgtggaattcactagttaggcaatgaatttttctatagaagacagcttagaaaatgatttaattattaaagcagcaaccggaaacatcaaaacgtggacaattcgaaaccttttattttcacaaaccctacaagcagtaagaataaataaccaaggagctccgcttttaggcttggctaaatctatatattgcATTTCAGTGCTGTACCACCACGCTATCAAGCCAGCATTGCGAGTTCATATTATTTCCCGTAAGACGTGAATGAAACAAATATTTAGCTGGCTCTATAGCTCGGTGGTAGAGCAGTGCAGCGAAAATCACACAGTTATGGGACCGAATCCCGTTCAAGCCTGGCTTTTCCTTGGCTCAACCGCCTCTGTTGCTCATCTGTCTTTTAAATTGCTGCATTCTGATTTAAGTTGCCCTATTCTCAAGTGCGCCCACGATATCCTTGGCAGTTTTCATAGTTTGTTCGTGTCACTGGTAGCGCGTGCTTTAGAACAGTTTGATGTTAATTGGGTCATAATGGTTTCTGTGACGTCGGCCTTGCTACATATCTGTCAACATGGATAAAGTCGACACAGAAAAAGCATTTAATGAATCCATGCATGGTTATCCCGCGGAACCGGAATGGTTAACAGCTATGATCTGCGGCATCGAATGTGGAGAAGAGCAGGACCCTTCAGAACTGAAACAGGTGAGATGATATCACAAAATGTTTCCCATTTCAGGCATGGAAGaatttttgcattgcaaagcagtttgtagCATCTTATCTTTCCCATTTTACTCATCAGCTTGCACTGCTTGGTCGTGGGGTTGAAATGGTCCCTGGATTTCTAGTCTTAGGGCTCTTTAGAAGAGCGATTTTGAGGGAAAAAGTATACAAGCTTGCCTAagcaaataataaaattaacttGAAATTTAATCTGTAACCAAGCTTTTGAAATGTCTTGAACAGATGATGGTGAGTTATCGCCTTCAAGCTCAGATTTTGTATGAAAAGGCGAAGTGTCTCACAATGAAGCTGCAGGCGTCTGAACAAAGAGCTACGCAAAGAGAAAAGCAAGTGTTGGTTAGAGATCGAAATATTGGAATAATGCAAGATACCGTTCAGGACCTAGAGAGGAAAGTACAATTAGAAAAGGTTCGATTAGATTTTTTTCTCAAGCAAGCCAAACAGGCTGCAGAGAAGGAGAAAATGGAATTGAAAAAAGCGATAGAAAAGGCTTCAATTGAGTACGAAAACGAAAAAGAAGTGTTgaacaaagttttgaaaaaaggaCAACAAGAAATTGCTTCCATGAAAAATCGCTTACGTGACAGCACACGAGAAACCGCTATCGCTACAAACAATTTTAGAACCTTTTACAACGAATACCGCAATTTGGAGGAAAAATTGAGAGTTGTAGAGAAAGATTTGGCTCCCTTAAATAGATTTATTTATGAACTTGCCAAAGTCATGAATCTAAAACCTGTAGAATTGCTTATTAAGCTTGAGAAACTAAAAGTTACTCTGGCCAATGCTAAAAGCGATAGTAATTTAGGGGAACTATTTTTTAAAACGCTGTTCGATGCAGGAAAGGACGAACTTAATCATAAAGACTTTCAAGACGCCAGAACCTCTCAGGATATATCTTCATTAACCAGCTTGCATAATGATGAAACTCAGCCTGGTTCGTCCAGTAATATTAGACACAGTGACCCTTCTTGTCCTCTAAGTCAAAAGGTTCTGGGTGAGCAGATAGATGAACCGTCACAACAAGAAGTAGAAAAGAAACATGaggagaagaaaagaaaggtcttgcgactaaaatttgctgGCTTCAAGATTCCAATCTGGTCGACGCTAAAAAGGTACTTAAGTAACTATATATTGAGTAATGTTGGATCACCTAACCTGAACCGATTGTTTGATATAAATTTTGGGTCGGCGACAAAAGGACATCAAGCAAACCTCAACTATAAAATCGGGAAAAGACTTCTCCCTGAAATaatacagaaagaaagaaagaaagaaggaaggaCTCTGCTAACAAACCTTCCTCCCAGTCACTTAAAGAATAACTTACGAAAGGCGCATctcaaagaggttttttttattaacaagaggggtgggggtgggggtggggtgggAGTGGAACTACTTGCTGTGTGACCTACCACAGCTATTACTCGTTGTGGGGCCTGGGTCCCAGGCTAACTCCCCAAGGCTAACAGCATAACGTATAAGTCTATGGGTATATGAATTGATAAGAGACTACTAAAGGTATTGAGGCAGTCCTACGATAAGAATGCAAAAAATGTACATGCAAATGGTAAGCAAGGAATCCGCGTACGTGGAAGGAGAACCGCACGGGACAAAAATTTGGACCTGGGTTTTTTCAGTTAAAAAAGTTGAACGGATCCGCAGTGCAGTGTGAATGCAAGCCAGACCCCTGcaagaattttttctttcatacCTATTGTAGGACTTGtgtgagtgagtgagcgagAGCGTGGTTTTAGGGGCGCTGTTTATAACTCCAAGTCGATAAGCTTGCTTCTATT contains these protein-coding regions:
- the LOC137969696 gene encoding uncharacterized protein, with protein sequence MDKVDTEKAFNESMHGYPAEPEWLTAMICGIECGEEQDPSELKQMMVSYRLQAQILYEKAKCLTMKLQASEQRATQREKQVLVRDRNIGIMQDTVQDLERKVQLEKVRLDFFLKQAKQAAEKEKMELKKAIEKASIEYENEKEVLNKVLKKGQQEIASMKNRLRDSTRETAIATNNFRTFYNEYRNLEEKLRVVEKDLAPLNRFIYELAKVMNLKPVELLIKLEKLKVTLANAKSDSNLGELFFKTLFDAGKDELNHKDFQDARTSQDISSLTSLHNDETQPGSSSNIRHSDPSCPLSQKVLGEQIDEPSQQEVEKKHEEKKRKVLRLKFAGFKIPIWSTLKRYLSNYILSNVGSPNLNRLFDINFGSATKGHQANLNYKIGKRLLPEIIQKERKKEGRTLLTNLPPSHLKNNLRKAHLKEVFFINKRGGGGGGVGVELLAV